In Halosegnis marinus, one genomic interval encodes:
- the dapB gene encoding 4-hydroxy-tetrahydrodipicolinate reductase, with product MRLAVAGATGRTGSEVVAEARDRDHAVVALSRDPDEGEHDLADLDAALDAADALVDFTVPEATPDHAAAAADAGVPYVVGTTGLDDEAEAALDAAAGTVPVLAASNFAKGVQALLRVVRAGVEALPEYDAELTETHHDGKRDAPSGTAVSLLDAIDEARGEALDRTYGREGDHLREAAEVGVHVRRAGTVRGEHEVLLAGDDEVLTLTHRAESRRVFAAGAVDAAERLADREAGRYDFTDVL from the coding sequence GTGAGGCTCGCGGTGGCCGGCGCGACCGGGCGCACGGGGAGCGAGGTGGTCGCCGAGGCGCGCGACCGCGATCACGCGGTCGTCGCCCTCTCGCGCGACCCCGACGAGGGGGAACACGACCTCGCCGACCTCGACGCCGCGCTCGACGCCGCCGACGCGCTCGTGGACTTCACGGTGCCCGAGGCCACCCCGGACCACGCGGCCGCGGCGGCCGACGCCGGGGTGCCCTACGTCGTCGGGACGACCGGGCTGGACGACGAGGCCGAGGCCGCGCTCGACGCCGCGGCCGGGACGGTCCCGGTCCTCGCGGCCTCGAACTTCGCGAAGGGCGTCCAGGCGCTGCTCCGGGTGGTCCGGGCGGGCGTCGAGGCCCTGCCGGAGTACGACGCCGAACTGACCGAGACGCACCACGACGGGAAGCGCGACGCCCCGTCGGGGACCGCCGTCTCCCTGCTCGACGCCATCGACGAGGCCCGCGGCGAGGCGCTCGACCGCACCTACGGCCGCGAGGGGGACCACCTCCGCGAGGCCGCCGAGGTCGGCGTCCACGTCCGCCGGGCCGGGACCGTCCGCGGGGAGCACGAGGTGCTGCTCGCGGGCGACGACGAGGTACTGACGCTGACACACCGCGCCGAGTCGCGCCGGGTCTTCGCGGCCGGCGCGGTCGACGCCGCCGAACGACTGGCCGACCGCGAGGCCGGCCGCTACGACTTCACCGACGTACTATGA
- a CDS encoding PQQ-dependent sugar dehydrogenase, translated as MDRRSFVALAGAAAVGLAGCTDRAAPATDTTETADGTRVRVESVVTGLSSPWAVAPLPDGRALVTEQGGRLVIADPESGERTEVPGAPEVFARGQGGLLDATLAADFPDSRLVYLTYSVSGDGGSSTRVGRGRLDGERLADFEPLYTARPFVRSSGHYGSRVVDDGDHLFVTVGDRQFKDFGPDHVGQTLDDDLGSVLRLGRDGTVPDDNPFADREGASDAVYSYGHRNPQGLALRANGALWESEFGERAGDELNVVEAGANYGWPVADEGCRYGTNDPVGVPHDEREDVVGPVYSWPCGGEAGGFPPSGMTFYDGDALSAWDGDLFVGGLASQYLARFTVEGEGQDAVVTERSPLLADRGWRVRDVAVGADGALLAVVDAGDAPLVRLSPA; from the coding sequence ATGGATCGCCGTTCGTTCGTCGCGCTCGCCGGGGCGGCCGCGGTCGGGCTCGCCGGCTGTACCGACCGAGCCGCCCCCGCGACCGACACGACCGAAACCGCCGACGGCACCCGCGTGCGCGTCGAGTCCGTCGTCACCGGGCTCTCCTCGCCGTGGGCCGTCGCGCCGCTCCCGGACGGCCGCGCGCTCGTCACCGAACAGGGGGGGCGCCTCGTCATCGCCGACCCGGAGAGTGGCGAGAGAACCGAGGTGCCGGGCGCGCCCGAGGTGTTCGCCCGCGGACAGGGCGGCCTGCTCGACGCGACGCTCGCGGCCGACTTCCCCGACTCGCGGCTCGTCTACCTCACCTACTCCGTCTCAGGCGACGGCGGCTCCAGCACCCGCGTCGGTCGCGGCCGGCTCGACGGCGAGCGACTGGCCGACTTCGAGCCGCTGTACACCGCCCGGCCGTTCGTCCGGTCGTCGGGCCACTACGGGTCGCGGGTCGTCGACGACGGCGACCACCTCTTCGTCACCGTCGGGGACCGGCAGTTCAAGGACTTCGGCCCGGACCACGTCGGCCAGACGCTCGACGACGACCTCGGGAGCGTCCTCCGGCTGGGCCGCGACGGGACCGTCCCCGACGACAACCCCTTCGCGGACCGCGAGGGGGCGAGCGACGCCGTCTATAGCTACGGCCACCGGAACCCGCAGGGACTCGCCCTGCGCGCGAACGGGGCGCTGTGGGAGTCGGAGTTCGGCGAGCGGGCCGGCGACGAACTGAACGTCGTCGAGGCCGGGGCGAACTACGGCTGGCCGGTCGCCGACGAGGGGTGCCGGTACGGCACGAACGACCCGGTCGGCGTCCCGCACGACGAGCGCGAGGACGTGGTCGGCCCGGTCTACTCGTGGCCCTGCGGCGGCGAGGCCGGCGGCTTCCCGCCCTCCGGGATGACCTTCTACGACGGCGATGCCCTCTCGGCGTGGGACGGCGACCTGTTCGTCGGCGGGCTCGCCTCGCAGTACCTCGCGCGGTTCACGGTCGAGGGCGAGGGACAGGACGCGGTCGTGACCGAACGGTCCCCGCTGCTCGCCGACCGCGGGTGGCGGGTCCGCGACGTGGCCGTCGGCGCCGACGGCGCGCTGCTCGCAGTCGTGGACGCCGGCGACGCGCCGCTGGTCCGGCTCTCGCCGGCCTGA
- a CDS encoding ribonuclease H-like domain-containing protein produces the protein MQYDFSDGDHDRVATFDIETTSVRPADGEVVAVGVGVHEPGSPAGAAEYTVLRREGDDEAALVERGVAAVEDAGADLLVSYNGTGYDLDYLDGRMAALGREPVPVALHESGDHLDLMVPRRVRASAAGEDYPSLEACLSSYGIEPARTVWRGAELTNVRFGRELGPAYLDALGTPTGEELGAVVDHYLVTDLEANLALYYADVGRDFDPEYAGTERVF, from the coding sequence GTGCAGTACGACTTCAGCGACGGCGACCACGACCGGGTGGCGACGTTCGACATCGAGACCACGTCCGTCCGCCCCGCCGACGGGGAGGTCGTCGCGGTCGGGGTCGGCGTCCACGAGCCGGGGTCGCCGGCCGGGGCGGCCGAGTACACGGTCCTCCGGCGCGAGGGGGACGACGAGGCCGCGCTGGTCGAGCGGGGCGTCGCGGCCGTCGAGGACGCCGGGGCGGACCTGCTCGTCTCGTACAACGGCACGGGCTACGACCTCGACTACCTCGACGGGCGGATGGCCGCGCTCGGGCGCGAGCCCGTCCCGGTCGCGCTCCACGAGTCGGGCGACCACCTCGACCTGATGGTGCCACGTCGGGTGCGCGCGAGCGCCGCGGGCGAGGACTACCCCTCGCTGGAGGCGTGCCTGTCGAGCTACGGCATCGAGCCGGCGCGGACGGTGTGGCGCGGCGCGGAGCTGACGAACGTGCGGTTCGGCCGGGAACTCGGGCCCGCGTACCTCGACGCGCTCGGGACGCCCACGGGGGAGGAACTCGGCGCGGTCGTGGACCACTACCTCGTGACCGACCTCGAAGCCAACCTCGCGCTCTACTACGCCGACGTGGGTCGCGACTTCGACCCCGAGTACGCCGGCACGGAGCGCGTCTTCTAG
- the lysA gene encoding diaminopimelate decarboxylase, whose amino-acid sequence MSHDSLPVKRLADWDHERLRDLAAEHGTPLYVADLDRVAANYRRFADAFPDAHVMYAAKAHTGKAVLETLLDAGADIECAAWGELHRAMAAGADPNTLQYTAVNPPDADLDRAVELSEEAPGLTITGGARDTFDRLAERGYDGRVAIRVNPGIGTGHHEKVATGKDAKFGIPAEHVDEVAADVAERFDLVGIHAHIGSGVLNDSLDEHCRAVGRVADIARSAADAADTDLEFVDVGGGYGVPYREDEEPLDMPEVGERIREAVGDLDAQLKLEPGRYVVADAELILTEVNTVKEAPAATVVGVDASLATLIRPAMFDSYHPIRNVSAPDREPRPVSVGGPCCTSADVFCTDRPVAEPERGNLLAIGNAGAYGYELASQFHSQPRPAEVAVEGGEARVVRRRETLDDVTRVER is encoded by the coding sequence ATGAGCCACGACTCGCTCCCGGTGAAGCGGCTCGCCGACTGGGACCACGAGCGCCTGCGCGACCTCGCGGCCGAGCACGGCACGCCGCTGTACGTCGCCGACCTCGACCGCGTCGCGGCCAACTACCGCCGGTTCGCCGACGCCTTCCCGGACGCCCACGTGATGTACGCCGCGAAGGCACACACGGGGAAGGCCGTCCTCGAAACCCTGCTCGACGCGGGCGCGGACATCGAGTGCGCGGCGTGGGGCGAACTCCACCGCGCGATGGCGGCCGGCGCGGACCCGAACACGCTCCAGTACACGGCCGTCAATCCGCCGGACGCGGACCTCGACCGCGCCGTCGAACTGAGCGAGGAGGCTCCGGGGCTCACGATTACGGGGGGCGCGCGCGACACCTTCGACCGCCTCGCGGAGCGGGGCTACGACGGGCGCGTCGCCATCCGGGTGAACCCGGGCATCGGCACCGGCCACCACGAGAAGGTCGCCACCGGGAAGGACGCGAAGTTCGGCATCCCGGCCGAACACGTCGACGAGGTGGCTGCGGATGTCGCGGAGCGGTTCGACCTCGTAGGGATTCACGCTCACATCGGAAGCGGCGTCCTGAACGACTCGCTGGACGAGCACTGCCGCGCGGTCGGCCGGGTGGCCGACATCGCGCGCTCGGCGGCCGACGCCGCCGACACGGATCTGGAGTTCGTGGACGTGGGCGGCGGCTACGGCGTCCCCTACCGCGAGGACGAGGAACCGCTCGACATGCCGGAGGTCGGCGAGCGTATCCGCGAGGCCGTGGGCGACCTCGACGCACAGTTGAAGCTCGAACCCGGCCGCTACGTCGTCGCGGACGCCGAACTCATCCTGACCGAGGTGAACACGGTGAAGGAGGCCCCCGCCGCGACCGTCGTCGGCGTCGACGCCTCGCTCGCCACCCTCATCCGGCCCGCGATGTTCGACTCGTATCACCCCATCCGAAACGTCTCCGCGCCCGACCGCGAGCCGCGACCCGTCTCCGTCGGCGGCCCCTGCTGTACCAGCGCGGACGTGTTCTGTACCGACCGGCCGGTCGCGGAACCGGAGCGCGGCAACCTGCTCGCCATCGGCAACGCCGGCGCGTACGGCTACGAACTCGCCAGCCAGTTCCACTCGCAGCCGCGGCCCGCGGAGGTCGCGGTCGAGGGCGGCGAGGCGCGCGTCGTCCGCCGGCGCGAGACGCTCGACGACGTGACCCGCGTCGAGCGGTAG
- a CDS encoding MFS transporter, whose amino-acid sequence MVLGTDNRVLALAFARMADSLGNSFLVIVLPLYIASGEISLAGLEGFSTELLIGVVLSLFGLLNSSLQPFTGRASDRAGRRKVFVLAGLVVFGIGSSIYPFVTSYWAVLGARALQGVGAALTVPVTLALVNEYADDAGRGNNFGIFNTFRLIGFGFGPILAGLLITGGIASETVVSYDVFGATVSGFDAAFAVAVLGAVVAFALVTVLVSDPEREEADASDDLSIRVRGEDQLFDPVFVVGVGTFFMATGIAVFATIQEVINAQLSQGPFLFSVQFAAVVIANVLFQVPIGRASDRYGRRPFLVGGFALLAPSLALQGFVPEMAAALPATVAGVGTGSLLMLAFRLLQGVSVAMVFAPGLAVAGDLAKKGQSGTTLSVLTTAFGFGIAAGPLVSGVLVTIDFALPFLAVAVLAVAALALTYSQVAETAPALTGASAPADD is encoded by the coding sequence ATGGTTCTCGGGACCGACAACCGCGTCCTCGCGCTCGCGTTCGCCCGGATGGCGGACTCGCTCGGCAACTCCTTTCTCGTCATCGTCCTGCCGCTGTACATCGCCTCGGGGGAGATTTCGCTCGCGGGGTTGGAGGGGTTCTCCACCGAACTGCTCATCGGCGTCGTGCTGTCGCTGTTCGGCCTGCTGAACAGCTCGCTCCAGCCGTTCACCGGGCGGGCCTCCGACCGCGCCGGCCGCCGGAAGGTGTTCGTCCTCGCGGGGCTGGTCGTCTTCGGCATCGGCTCCTCTATCTACCCGTTCGTCACCTCCTACTGGGCCGTGCTCGGCGCGCGCGCCCTCCAGGGGGTCGGCGCGGCGCTGACGGTGCCCGTCACGCTCGCGCTGGTGAACGAGTACGCCGACGACGCCGGGCGGGGCAACAACTTCGGCATCTTCAACACCTTCAGACTCATCGGCTTCGGCTTCGGTCCCATCCTCGCGGGCCTGCTCATCACGGGCGGTATCGCCTCCGAGACGGTCGTCTCCTACGACGTGTTCGGCGCGACGGTGTCGGGGTTCGACGCCGCCTTCGCCGTCGCGGTGCTCGGCGCCGTCGTCGCGTTCGCGCTCGTCACCGTGCTCGTCTCCGACCCCGAGCGCGAGGAGGCCGACGCCAGTGACGACCTCTCCATCCGCGTCCGCGGCGAGGACCAGCTGTTCGACCCCGTCTTCGTCGTCGGCGTCGGCACCTTCTTCATGGCGACCGGCATCGCCGTCTTCGCCACGATACAGGAGGTCATCAACGCCCAGCTCTCGCAGGGGCCGTTCCTCTTCTCCGTCCAGTTCGCCGCCGTCGTCATCGCGAACGTCCTCTTTCAGGTGCCCATCGGCCGGGCCTCCGACCGGTACGGCCGCCGGCCGTTCCTCGTCGGCGGCTTCGCCCTGCTCGCGCCCTCGCTCGCGCTTCAGGGGTTCGTCCCGGAGATGGCGGCGGCGCTCCCCGCGACGGTCGCGGGCGTCGGCACCGGCTCGCTGTTGATGCTCGCCTTCCGGCTCCTGCAGGGCGTCTCGGTCGCGATGGTGTTCGCGCCCGGGCTCGCCGTCGCCGGCGACCTCGCCAAGAAGGGGCAGTCGGGGACGACCCTGTCGGTGCTGACGACGGCGTTCGGCTTCGGCATCGCCGCCGGGCCGCTCGTCTCGGGCGTGCTCGTCACCATCGACTTCGCGCTGCCGTTCCTCGCCGTCGCCGTCCTCGCGGTCGCGGCGCTCGCGCTCACCTACTCGCAGGTGGCCGAGACCGCGCCCGCGCTGACCGGCGCGAGCGCCCCCGCCGACGACTAG
- a CDS encoding PUA domain-containing protein, whose amino-acid sequence MDADERRGLVTVADYQFGRGAGAALFPEEEEPRVRRTSSGRPAQIHVGEGSEGHAADGSPGGEHLVSYGEDGRFRLGPAGGRRLCAELPAPAARVVVGDESEPFVRDGKNVFAKFVRDAGAELRPGDEVAVVHADGDLLAVGRAELPASAMADFGSGMAVKVRSGVR is encoded by the coding sequence ATGGACGCCGACGAACGCCGCGGTCTCGTCACGGTCGCGGACTACCAGTTCGGGCGCGGCGCGGGCGCGGCGCTGTTTCCCGAGGAGGAGGAGCCGCGGGTGCGCCGGACGAGTTCGGGCCGCCCGGCCCAGATACACGTCGGCGAGGGCTCGGAGGGGCACGCGGCCGACGGCTCGCCCGGCGGCGAACACCTCGTCTCGTACGGCGAGGACGGCCGCTTCCGGCTGGGGCCGGCGGGCGGCCGACGGCTCTGTGCGGAGCTGCCCGCGCCGGCCGCGCGGGTCGTCGTCGGCGACGAGTCGGAGCCGTTCGTCCGCGACGGGAAGAACGTCTTCGCGAAGTTCGTCCGCGACGCGGGCGCGGAGCTACGCCCCGGCGACGAGGTGGCCGTGGTCCACGCCGACGGCGACCTGCTCGCGGTCGGGCGTGCGGAACTCCCCGCGTCGGCGATGGCCGACTTCGGGAGCGGGATGGCGGTGAAGGTGCGCTCGGGGGTGCGGTAG
- a CDS encoding 2,3,4,5-tetrahydropyridine-2,6-dicarboxylate N-succinyltransferase produces the protein MSTLESDVRELWNRYENDESPDGLDTLDDFLDALESGGVRAAEKRDGSWEANDWVKQGILLNFGLRAIEAHDHGGVAYHDVLPLRDTADLPERGTRNTPNGTVVRRGAYVGSDAIMMSPSFVNVGAYVGDGTLVDSCDTVGSCAQIGSDVKLGANTLVGGVLEPVEDAPVVIEDGVSLGAGCRVTSGFVVGENSVVGENTLLTPRIPVYDLVEEEVLYGELPPERRAFIRYVESSVGDHDLFEGGAYKPAVVATHVEEETLEATRREDALRE, from the coding sequence ATGAGCACGCTCGAATCCGACGTCCGGGAGCTGTGGAACCGCTACGAGAACGACGAGTCCCCCGACGGGCTCGACACGCTGGACGACTTCCTCGATGCGCTGGAGTCGGGGGGCGTCCGCGCCGCCGAGAAGCGCGACGGCTCGTGGGAGGCGAACGACTGGGTGAAGCAGGGTATTCTGCTGAACTTCGGGCTGCGCGCCATCGAGGCACACGACCACGGGGGCGTCGCCTACCACGACGTGCTGCCGCTCCGCGACACCGCGGACCTCCCGGAACGGGGTACGCGAAACACGCCCAACGGAACCGTGGTTCGCCGGGGCGCGTACGTCGGGAGCGACGCCATCATGATGTCGCCCTCGTTCGTCAACGTGGGCGCGTACGTCGGCGACGGGACGCTCGTGGACTCGTGTGACACCGTCGGCTCCTGTGCACAGATCGGGTCGGACGTGAAGCTCGGCGCGAACACGCTCGTCGGGGGCGTCCTCGAACCCGTCGAGGACGCGCCGGTCGTCATCGAGGACGGCGTCTCGCTCGGCGCGGGCTGTCGGGTCACTTCCGGGTTCGTCGTCGGCGAGAACTCCGTGGTCGGCGAGAACACGCTTCTCACGCCCCGCATCCCGGTGTACGACCTCGTGGAGGAGGAGGTGCTGTACGGCGAACTGCCGCCGGAGCGCCGCGCCTTCATCCGCTACGTCGAGTCGAGCGTCGGCGACCACGACCTCTTCGAGGGCGGCGCGTACAAGCCCGCCGTCGTCGCCACCCACGTCGAGGAGGAGACCCTCGAAGCCACCCGCCGGGAGGACGCGCTGCGCGAATGA
- a CDS encoding RPA12/RPB9/RPC11 RNA polymerase family protein has product MRFCDECDSMMHAEGGTWTCRACGNEAPRDAADESGMTTTEGQRTDERSRAVGEGDGDAEAVPKDCPAEDCDGDRARYGTMPKPGGSYEVRLFTCVACGHKWREA; this is encoded by the coding sequence ATGCGGTTCTGTGACGAGTGCGACTCCATGATGCACGCCGAGGGCGGGACGTGGACGTGTCGCGCCTGCGGCAACGAGGCGCCCCGCGACGCGGCCGACGAGTCGGGAATGACGACGACGGAGGGCCAGCGCACGGACGAGCGCTCGCGGGCGGTCGGGGAGGGCGACGGGGACGCCGAGGCCGTCCCGAAGGACTGTCCCGCGGAGGACTGCGACGGCGACCGCGCCCGCTACGGGACGATGCCGAAGCCGGGCGGCTCCTACGAGGTCCGGCTGTTCACCTGCGTCGCGTGCGGCCACAAGTGGCGCGAGGCGTGA
- a CDS encoding tRNA (adenine-N1)-methyltransferase, producing MSYLLVREDREHLLEPGDTLESDLGILEVPEDVEPGDTLETHIGERFVVREPRGPDLFDHLERTGAPMMPRDIGLVLGQLGLAAGDRVLDAGTGTGILAAYLGRLGVEVTTYERDADFAEVARDNMATAGVADRVEVRTGDVTDDLDALSDFDGLTLDTGDAATVVSRAPDLLAPGAPLAVYSPFVESSRDCVEAARDAGLVDVETVETIQRGMDFDERGSRPSTRGVGHTGYLTFARTPLL from the coding sequence GTGAGCTACCTCCTCGTCCGCGAGGACCGCGAACACCTCCTCGAACCGGGCGACACCCTCGAATCCGACCTCGGCATCTTGGAGGTCCCCGAGGACGTCGAACCGGGCGACACGCTGGAGACCCACATCGGCGAGCGGTTCGTCGTCCGCGAGCCGCGCGGCCCGGACCTGTTCGACCACCTCGAACGCACCGGCGCGCCGATGATGCCCCGCGACATCGGGCTCGTTCTCGGCCAACTCGGGCTCGCGGCGGGCGACCGCGTGCTCGATGCCGGCACCGGAACCGGGATTCTGGCCGCCTACCTCGGACGGCTCGGCGTCGAGGTGACGACCTACGAGCGCGACGCGGACTTCGCCGAGGTGGCGCGCGACAATATGGCGACCGCCGGGGTCGCGGACCGCGTCGAGGTTCGGACCGGCGACGTGACCGACGACCTCGACGCGCTGTCCGACTTCGACGGCCTCACGCTCGACACCGGCGACGCGGCGACCGTCGTTTCGCGCGCGCCCGACCTGCTCGCGCCCGGCGCGCCGCTCGCGGTCTACTCCCCGTTCGTGGAGTCGTCGCGCGACTGCGTCGAGGCGGCTCGCGACGCCGGCCTCGTGGACGTGGAGACGGTCGAGACCATCCAGCGGGGGATGGACTTCGACGAGCGCGGCTCCCGGCCCTCGACCCGCGGCGTCGGCCACACCGGCTACCTCACGTTCGCGCGGACGCCCCTGCTGTAG
- a CDS encoding enoyl-CoA hydratase/isomerase family protein has protein sequence MSETVDLTFDGDVATLTIDRPERLNALNGETLDAVSDALDEARGDARALVVTGAGDKAFVAGADISRMSEMGVAEAEAYCRTGHAVMNAVEEFPAPVIAAVNGYAFGGGCELALACDFRVASERAVIGQTEIDLGIVPGWGGTQRLVRLVGDATARRLVMFGDRIDASDAYEQGLVGEVVAHDDLDDHVAEMAAELAEKPRFAMAAAKEAINQAHEMGQREGLDFERRTWSSLFGTPDQEEGMNAFLDDREPDFE, from the coding sequence ATGAGCGAGACGGTTGACCTGACGTTCGACGGCGACGTGGCGACCCTGACAATCGACCGACCCGAGCGGCTCAACGCCCTCAACGGCGAGACGCTGGACGCCGTGAGCGACGCGCTGGACGAGGCGCGCGGCGACGCGCGGGCGCTCGTCGTCACGGGCGCGGGCGACAAGGCGTTCGTCGCCGGCGCGGACATCTCGCGGATGTCCGAGATGGGCGTCGCCGAGGCCGAGGCGTACTGCCGGACGGGCCACGCCGTCATGAACGCCGTCGAGGAGTTCCCCGCGCCGGTCATCGCGGCCGTGAACGGCTACGCGTTCGGCGGCGGCTGTGAACTCGCGCTCGCGTGCGACTTCCGGGTCGCCTCCGAGCGGGCCGTCATCGGCCAGACGGAGATAGACCTCGGCATCGTGCCCGGGTGGGGCGGCACCCAGCGGCTGGTCCGCCTCGTCGGGGACGCGACGGCGCGGCGACTGGTCATGTTCGGCGACCGCATCGACGCGAGCGACGCCTACGAGCAGGGCCTCGTCGGCGAGGTGGTGGCCCACGACGACCTCGACGACCACGTCGCGGAGATGGCGGCGGAGCTGGCCGAGAAGCCTCGGTTCGCCATGGCCGCCGCGAAGGAGGCCATCAATCAGGCCCACGAGATGGGCCAGCGCGAGGGGCTGGACTTCGAGCGCCGGACGTGGTCGTCGCTGTTCGGCACCCCGGACCAGGAGGAGGGGATGAACGCGTTCCTCGACGACCGGGAGCCGGACTTCGAGTAG
- a CDS encoding RPA12/RPB9/RPC11 RNA polymerase family protein has translation MQFCDECGSMMHTDGDAWVCRSCGHEELRDSAAEAAMTTTEGQDHDGGPVDMSEVDDTEIGPTTKARCPNPDCDGERARYEMKQIRAADESETRFFTCVECGKKWREDDN, from the coding sequence ATGCAGTTCTGCGACGAGTGCGGCTCGATGATGCACACGGACGGGGACGCGTGGGTGTGCCGCTCCTGCGGCCACGAGGAGCTCCGCGACTCCGCGGCCGAGGCGGCGATGACCACCACCGAGGGACAGGACCACGACGGCGGGCCCGTCGATATGTCCGAGGTGGACGACACCGAGATCGGCCCGACGACGAAGGCCCGGTGTCCGAACCCGGACTGCGACGGCGAGCGCGCGCGCTACGAGATGAAGCAGATACGCGCGGCCGACGAGTCGGAGACGCGCTTCTTCACCTGCGTCGAGTGCGGCAAGAAGTGGCGCGAGGACGACAACTGA
- a CDS encoding endonuclease/exonuclease/phosphatase family protein translates to MPSPTRRGFLRAAAGATPLAARAGVPDWLAAAETTVATQNVGLGVRLYDLVSAERIDPDVVAERFARLRRNAPGERMAALASTLAAHDPAVVGVQEAALVERDGEVVADFLDALVAGFEDAGADYRVAAVSANADVTLPASTGNGTVGVRLLDRDALLVRDDVAVGGTRSGTYAVNASTVVDGERFTATRGYCFADLRVRGVDVTAGATHLASANATIRRAQAGQLRERLPDTGATVLLADLNSRPESPSPSAYGILGERLGDAWAVADGAGPTCCQFAHLGNERSFLSRRVDYVLVGGPATPLHVSRTLTDPEARIAVGDREVWPADHAGVVARLRVGPALSDPLGVARAVAARLSGA, encoded by the coding sequence ATGCCCTCCCCGACGCGTCGGGGCTTCCTCCGAGCGGCGGCCGGCGCGACCCCTCTCGCCGCGCGGGCGGGCGTCCCCGACTGGCTCGCGGCCGCGGAGACGACCGTCGCGACCCAGAACGTCGGGCTCGGCGTCCGCCTCTACGACCTCGTTTCGGCCGAGCGCATCGACCCCGACGTGGTGGCCGAGCGGTTCGCGCGCCTGCGCCGGAACGCGCCCGGGGAACGGATGGCCGCGCTCGCATCGACGCTCGCGGCGCACGACCCGGCCGTCGTCGGGGTGCAGGAGGCGGCGCTGGTCGAGCGCGACGGCGAGGTCGTCGCGGACTTCCTCGACGCCCTCGTCGCGGGCTTCGAGGACGCCGGGGCGGACTACCGCGTCGCGGCCGTCTCGGCGAACGCCGACGTGACTCTCCCCGCGAGCACCGGGAACGGCACCGTCGGGGTGCGCCTCCTCGACCGGGACGCGCTGCTCGTTCGCGACGACGTGGCCGTCGGCGGGACGCGCTCGGGGACCTACGCCGTCAACGCCTCGACGGTCGTTGACGGGGAGCGGTTCACCGCGACGCGCGGCTACTGCTTCGCCGACCTGCGGGTTCGGGGTGTGGACGTGACCGCGGGCGCGACCCACCTCGCCTCCGCGAACGCGACGATACGCCGGGCGCAGGCGGGCCAACTCCGCGAACGCCTGCCCGACACGGGCGCGACGGTGCTGCTCGCGGACCTCAACAGCCGGCCGGAGTCGCCGTCGCCCTCGGCGTACGGCATCCTCGGCGAACGGCTGGGCGACGCGTGGGCGGTCGCCGACGGGGCGGGGCCGACCTGCTGTCAGTTCGCGCACCTCGGGAACGAGCGGTCCTTCCTCTCGCGGCGGGTCGACTACGTCCTCGTGGGCGGGCCGGCGACGCCGCTCCACGTGTCGCGAACGCTGACCGACCCCGAGGCCCGCATCGCGGTCGGCGACCGCGAAGTGTGGCCCGCCGACCACGCGGGCGTGGTGGCGCGGCTCCGGGTGGGTCCGGCGCTTTCCGACCCGCTCGGCGTGGCGCGGGCCGTGGCGGCGCGGCTCTCGGGCGCGTGA
- a CDS encoding nascent polypeptide-associated complex protein yields MFGGGGGMNPRKMKQMMNQMGIDLTEIDAEEVVIRTADEEMVFHDAEVQKMDAQGQATYQIVGEPDVRPRGEGGAPEVEAGEAEEDEDASAIPESDIDIVAGRTGVSNEEAREALEATDGDLAAAVERLE; encoded by the coding sequence ATGTTCGGAGGAGGCGGCGGGATGAACCCGCGCAAGATGAAGCAGATGATGAACCAGATGGGGATCGACCTCACCGAGATCGACGCCGAGGAGGTCGTCATCCGCACCGCCGACGAGGAGATGGTGTTCCACGACGCCGAGGTCCAGAAGATGGACGCGCAGGGGCAGGCCACCTACCAGATCGTCGGCGAGCCGGACGTGCGCCCGCGCGGCGAGGGCGGCGCGCCCGAGGTCGAGGCCGGCGAGGCGGAGGAGGACGAGGACGCGAGCGCCATCCCCGAGTCGGACATCGACATCGTCGCCGGGCGAACCGGCGTCTCGAACGAGGAGGCGCGCGAGGCGTTGGAGGCGACCGACGGCGACCTCGCGGCGGCCGTCGAGCGGCTGGAGTGA